A stretch of the Capsicum annuum cultivar UCD-10X-F1 chromosome 8, UCD10Xv1.1, whole genome shotgun sequence genome encodes the following:
- the LOC124886685 gene encoding uncharacterized protein At4g04775-like, which yields MRMLENSVNIDVPDLCYCFEFCSLRTSRTPSNPGRRFFRCKVPKENGGCGYFRWIDPKPSISVHQYPEVESSLIIRCKDGENSCDRLKQKLKDVEQERDTLCEKLKDKEGKLIALRQKLKKLNLKGNVLSSN from the exons ATGAGAATGTTGGAAAATTCCGTCAATATTGATGTTCCCGATTTGTGTTACTGTTTCGAATTTTGTTCTTTAAGAACTTCAAGGACTCCTTCAAATCCGGGTCGTAGATTTTTTAGATGTAAAGTTCCAAAG gaaaatggtGGATGTGGgtactttagatggattgatccaAAACCTTCAATATCTGTGCATCAATATCCTGAGGTAGAATCGAGCTTAATAATTAGGTGCAAAGATGGTGAAAATTCGTGTGATCGATTGAAGCAAAAGCTCAAAGACGTTGAACAAGAGAGGGACactttgtgtgagaaattgaaagataaagaagGGAAGTTGATTGCATTgaggcaaaaactcaaaaagTTAAACTTGAAAGGGAATGTGCTAAGCTCAAATTGA